The following are from one region of the Anaeropeptidivorans aminofermentans genome:
- the rpsK gene encoding 30S ribosomal protein S11: protein MAKKAVKKVARRRREKKNVERGQAHIQSSFNNTIVTITDAAGNALSWASAGELGFRGSRKSTPYAAQMAADKAANAAKEFGLKTVEVFVKGPGSGREAAIRALQAAGLDVTMIKDVTPVPHNGCRPPKRRRV from the coding sequence ATGGCTAAGAAAGCGGTTAAAAAAGTAGCACGCAGACGCCGTGAGAAAAAGAATGTTGAGCGTGGCCAGGCGCATATCCAATCAAGCTTTAACAATACGATTGTTACAATTACGGATGCCGCAGGCAATGCGCTTTCATGGGCCAGCGCCGGAGAACTCGGATTTCGAGGCTCAAGAAAATCCACTCCGTATGCAGCTCAGATGGCAGCCGATAAAGCAGCTAATGCAGCGAAAGAATTCGGCCTTAAAACAGTTGAGGTATTCGTTAAAGGTCCCGGAAGCGGAAGAGAAGCGGCAATTCGTGCCCTTCAGGCAGCAGGCCTTGACGTAACAATGATAAAAGACGTTACTCCTGTACCACATAACGGTTGCAGGCCGCCAAAACGCAGAAGAGTTTGA
- the rpsM gene encoding 30S ribosomal protein S13 produces MARIVGVDLPREKRVEVGLTYIFGIGAPSAKRILAEAKVNPDTRVRDLTDDEVTRIADVIDKTQRVEGDLRREVALNIKRLVEIGCYRGIRHRRSLPVRGQKTKTNARTRKGPRRTVANKKK; encoded by the coding sequence ATGGCACGTATAGTAGGCGTAGATTTACCAAGAGAAAAGCGAGTTGAAGTTGGCCTTACCTATATATTCGGTATCGGCGCTCCGTCAGCCAAGAGAATACTTGCGGAAGCTAAGGTTAACCCCGACACAAGAGTAAGAGACCTTACAGATGACGAGGTTACAAGAATAGCAGACGTTATAGATAAAACTCAAAGAGTAGAAGGCGATTTGAGAAGAGAAGTAGCCCTTAATATTAAACGTCTCGTTGAAATAGGCTGCTACAGAGGCATTCGTCACAGAAGAAGCCTTCCTGTAAGAGGCCAGAAAACAAAAACAAACGCTAGAACAAGAAAAGGCCCGAGAAGAACGGTTGCCAATAAGAAAAAATAA
- the rpmJ gene encoding 50S ribosomal protein L36, whose amino-acid sequence MKVRSSVKPICEKCKVIKRKGKIRIICENPKHKQVQG is encoded by the coding sequence ATGAAGGTAAGATCATCAGTAAAACCTATATGCGAAAAATGCAAGGTTATTAAAAGAAAAGGCAAGATAAGAATAATTTGCGAAAATCCTAAGCATAAGCAGGTACAAGGTTAA
- the infA gene encoding translation initiation factor IF-1 has protein sequence MSKSDVIEVEGKVIEKLPNAIFLVELENGHRITAHLSGKLRMNFIRIIPGDKVLIEMSPYDLTKGRIIWRDK, from the coding sequence TTGTCTAAAAGCGATGTTATTGAAGTAGAAGGAAAGGTTATTGAAAAGCTTCCTAATGCCATTTTTTTGGTAGAGCTTGAAAATGGCCACAGAATAACCGCACACCTTTCAGGTAAGCTTCGCATGAACTTTATAAGGATAATACCGGGAGACAAAGTCTTAATAGAAATGTCACCCTATGACCTTACAAAGGGCAGGATTATCTGGAGAGACAAATAA
- a CDS encoding KOW domain-containing RNA-binding protein, producing the protein MDKAMEFECGQIVFSKCGRDKGLPFMIIKIEGEYLYLCDGSLRKIEKPKKKKIKHVQRTKCVDSEIAKSLKEGKAILDSDIRKSIAAMS; encoded by the coding sequence TTGGATAAGGCCATGGAATTTGAATGCGGGCAGATTGTTTTTTCCAAATGCGGCAGAGATAAGGGCTTACCCTTTATGATAATTAAAATAGAAGGTGAATATCTCTATCTTTGTGACGGCAGTCTCAGGAAAATAGAAAAGCCTAAAAAAAAGAAAATAAAGCATGTACAAAGGACAAAGTGTGTCGATTCTGAAATAGCAAAAAGCCTCAAGGAAGGCAAGGCAATTTTGGATTCTGATATTAGAAAGAGTATAGCCGCTATGTCTTAG
- the map gene encoding type I methionyl aminopeptidase — protein sequence MAIIIKSNEEIKLMQIAGDVVARTHELIEKYAKPGVTTKELDTIAADYIRSRGAIASFLGYEGAFGAGKYPGSVCLSINEEVIHGIPSLRKLKDGDILSVDIGAYINGYHGDAARTLCIGNVSEEDRKLVEVTKQSFFEGIKMAKEGNHLYEISAAIEAYVVSHGFSIVRDYVGHGVGKNLHEAPEIPNYRVPRRGPKLQRGMVLAIEPMVNIGTWEVEVLDDLWTVVTCDGKKSAHYENTIAITDGEPEILTMVH from the coding sequence ATGGCAATAATAATAAAAAGCAATGAAGAAATTAAGCTTATGCAAATAGCTGGAGATGTTGTAGCAAGGACTCACGAGCTTATTGAAAAATATGCAAAGCCCGGCGTTACAACAAAAGAGCTTGATACCATAGCTGCCGACTATATCCGATCAAGAGGCGCCATCGCTTCATTTTTGGGCTATGAAGGTGCGTTCGGTGCAGGCAAGTATCCGGGAAGCGTATGCTTAAGCATAAATGAAGAAGTTATTCATGGAATACCCAGTTTAAGAAAGCTTAAAGATGGCGATATTCTTAGTGTTGACATCGGAGCGTATATAAACGGCTACCACGGAGACGCCGCAAGGACCCTTTGTATAGGAAATGTTTCCGAGGAAGACAGAAAGCTTGTCGAGGTAACAAAACAATCCTTCTTTGAAGGAATAAAAATGGCAAAAGAAGGCAATCATCTTTATGAGATTTCGGCTGCGATAGAAGCTTATGTAGTAAGCCACGGCTTTTCCATCGTTCGTGACTATGTAGGCCACGGCGTAGGCAAAAATCTTCATGAAGCTCCTGAGATACCGAATTACAGGGTTCCAAGGAGAGGGCCAAAGCTTCAAAGGGGAATGGTTTTAGCTATAGAGCCTATGGTAAACATAGGAACCTGGGAAGTAGAGGTTTTAGATGATCTTTGGACTGTCGTTACCTGTGACGGCAAGAAATCTGCCCATTATGAAAACACCATAGCCATAACCGACGGTGAGCCGGAAATACTCACTATGGTTCACTAA
- a CDS encoding adenylate kinase yields MKIVLLGVSGAGKGTQSKRLAKHYNIEHISTGDILRDHMARKTEIGVEIQHIMDTGRLVSDELVIEIVKEKLKGPECTRGYILDGFPRTIFQAEALSGFAEIDKAVYVKLSDDSVIERLTGRRVCPKCGQMYHIKNFPPKVADICDVCGTGLVQREDDKAETVMERLRVFHELTEPIIDFYSKRNLLLEVSGEGAIDEITESIIEGFQKTSNSQ; encoded by the coding sequence ATGAAAATCGTATTGCTGGGCGTATCCGGCGCAGGCAAGGGTACCCAGTCCAAAAGGCTGGCTAAACATTATAATATCGAGCACATTTCCACTGGCGATATTTTGAGAGATCATATGGCCAGAAAAACAGAAATCGGTGTGGAAATTCAGCATATTATGGATACGGGCAGACTGGTTTCAGATGAGCTAGTAATAGAAATCGTAAAAGAAAAGCTCAAAGGGCCGGAATGCACCAGAGGATATATATTAGACGGCTTCCCTAGAACGATTTTTCAGGCCGAGGCTCTTTCCGGATTTGCCGAGATAGACAAGGCCGTTTATGTAAAGCTTTCGGACGATTCAGTTATAGAAAGGCTTACAGGCAGGCGGGTATGTCCCAAATGCGGGCAGATGTACCACATAAAGAACTTTCCGCCTAAAGTAGCCGATATCTGCGATGTATGCGGAACGGGGCTTGTACAGAGGGAAGACGATAAAGCTGAAACTGTAATGGAACGACTTAGGGTTTTTCACGAGTTGACAGAGCCCATCATAGATTTTTACAGTAAGAGGAATTTGCTGCTTGAAGTATCAGGCGAAGGCGCCATAGATGAAATTACTGAATCTATCATAGAGGGCTTTCAGAAAACTTCAAACTCTCAGTAA
- the secY gene encoding preprotein translocase subunit SecY, producing MFSVFTNAWKVKDIRKKLLYAVMVVAVYRLGSAIPLPGINLTAWQFVRSSGTNRTLFATIAGGGIGTIFQMGIGPYITSSIIMQLLTVAIPRLEQMQKEGEEGRKKINQYTRIVAVALAALQGAGTVFSLNADGLFIHANMLTWIMATLSLVTGTIFVMWLSELATERGIGNGSSFIIFSNILAGVPSSLMRMYSYAASNGAVGVIVTLVLAVAFILLIAFAILIQDGERRIPVQYSKKMVGRQMYGGQSSYIPIKVNIAGVMAIIFAISLVQLPATIYGFFPSPALAKASEILAMTHPVGALVYVALIVCFTFFYTSFAVNPIEMAENMKKNGGFIPGIRPGKPTSDYISRTVKRLSTIGSGFYVMLAIIPIIFQWVLGMSAGFGGTTLLIVTGVALEIVKQLESQLLMRHYKGFLS from the coding sequence ATGTTTAGCGTATTCACTAACGCATGGAAAGTTAAGGATATAAGGAAAAAGCTCTTATACGCCGTTATGGTCGTTGCCGTATATAGACTTGGTTCTGCAATACCTCTTCCCGGCATTAATCTCACTGCATGGCAGTTCGTTCGTTCCTCAGGAACCAACAGAACGCTTTTTGCAACAATTGCAGGAGGCGGTATAGGAACCATATTCCAAATGGGTATCGGCCCTTATATCACTTCTTCGATTATAATGCAGCTCTTAACTGTTGCTATTCCAAGGCTTGAGCAGATGCAGAAGGAAGGCGAAGAAGGACGCAAGAAAATCAATCAGTATACCAGGATTGTGGCAGTTGCCCTTGCAGCTCTTCAGGGAGCCGGAACCGTATTTTCACTCAACGCCGACGGCTTATTTATCCATGCAAACATGCTTACATGGATAATGGCTACTTTATCATTAGTTACTGGTACTATTTTCGTTATGTGGCTTTCAGAGCTTGCTACGGAAAGAGGCATAGGAAATGGTTCCTCATTTATCATTTTCTCAAATATACTTGCAGGCGTACCTTCCTCTTTAATGAGAATGTACTCCTATGCAGCAAGTAACGGTGCAGTAGGAGTTATAGTTACGCTGGTATTGGCTGTAGCCTTTATTCTCCTTATTGCCTTTGCTATATTGATTCAGGACGGTGAAAGAAGAATTCCCGTTCAGTATTCAAAGAAAATGGTAGGCCGCCAGATGTACGGCGGGCAAAGCTCTTATATACCCATTAAGGTAAATATAGCCGGCGTTATGGCCATCATCTTTGCCATAAGCTTAGTGCAGCTTCCTGCAACCATTTACGGATTCTTCCCAAGTCCGGCTCTTGCTAAGGCTTCCGAGATACTTGCGATGACCCATCCTGTTGGTGCATTGGTTTATGTTGCGCTTATCGTATGCTTTACCTTCTTCTATACCTCTTTTGCGGTGAACCCTATAGAGATGGCTGAAAACATGAAGAAGAACGGCGGATTTATCCCTGGTATCAGACCAGGAAAGCCTACAAGCGACTATATTTCAAGAACGGTAAAAAGACTTTCCACAATAGGCTCCGGATTCTACGTAATGCTTGCTATTATCCCTATTATATTCCAGTGGGTGCTGGGCATGAGCGCAGGTTTCGGCGGAACTACGCTTCTCATCGTTACAGGCGTTGCCCTTGAAATAGTAAAACAGCTTGAATCCCAGCTTCTTATGAGACATTACAAAGGATTTTTAAGTTAA
- the rplO gene encoding 50S ribosomal protein L15, translated as MNLGELSPAPGSKTKKFRVGRGHGSGNGKTAGKGHKGQKARSGGGVRPGFEGGQMPLFRRLPKRGFKCRNSKEIISLNVFQLSVFEDGDEVTIDTLKGKGLISNPRDGVKILGHGELDKKLTVKVNYFSQTAIEKIEAAGGKAEVI; from the coding sequence ATGAACTTAGGCGAATTAAGTCCGGCTCCCGGCTCAAAAACAAAAAAGTTTAGAGTAGGTAGAGGTCACGGCTCAGGTAATGGAAAAACTGCCGGAAAGGGACATAAGGGCCAGAAGGCTCGTTCAGGCGGCGGTGTAAGACCGGGATTTGAAGGCGGCCAGATGCCACTTTTCAGAAGACTTCCCAAAAGAGGCTTCAAATGCAGAAATTCTAAAGAGATTATTTCTTTAAATGTTTTCCAGCTTTCCGTATTTGAAGACGGAGATGAGGTAACCATCGATACGTTAAAAGGCAAAGGCTTGATTTCAAACCCAAGAGATGGCGTTAAGATATTAGGTCATGGCGAATTAGATAAAAAACTCACTGTTAAGGTAAATTATTTTTCACAGACAGCGATTGAAAAGATTGAGGCAGCAGGCGGAAAAGCAGAGGTGATTTAA
- the rpmD gene encoding 50S ribosomal protein L30, protein MANELKITLVKSTIGAKPKHKKTAAALGLTKLNKTVTQKDNAAMRGMIKHISHLVKVEEI, encoded by the coding sequence GTGGCGAACGAATTAAAAATAACTTTAGTGAAGTCTACCATAGGCGCAAAGCCAAAGCACAAGAAGACTGCTGCTGCTTTAGGCCTCACAAAACTTAACAAAACAGTTACCCAGAAGGACAATGCCGCAATGAGAGGCATGATTAAACACATTTCTCATCTGGTAAAGGTTGAAGAAATATAA
- the rpsE gene encoding 30S ribosomal protein S5: protein MNKIDPSTLDLKDKVVTIKRVTKVVKGGRTFRFAALVVVGDENGHVGVGLGKAAEIPEAIRKGKEDAKKNMIYIEKNEVDSLYHEITGHFGAASVLLKPAPDGTGVIAGGPVRVVLELAGIRNVRTKSLGSNNKRNVVNATINGLSSIKTPEQVARLRGKSLEELLG, encoded by the coding sequence TTGAACAAAATCGATCCGAGTACACTTGACCTTAAAGACAAGGTTGTTACCATTAAAAGGGTTACAAAAGTTGTTAAGGGTGGTAGAACCTTCCGTTTTGCAGCATTGGTCGTTGTTGGAGACGAAAACGGCCATGTAGGCGTAGGCTTAGGAAAAGCAGCGGAAATTCCTGAGGCTATCCGTAAAGGCAAGGAAGATGCTAAGAAAAACATGATTTATATAGAAAAGAACGAGGTAGACAGCTTGTATCATGAGATTACAGGACATTTCGGAGCTGCATCAGTGCTTTTAAAGCCTGCTCCAGACGGTACCGGAGTTATCGCAGGCGGCCCTGTTCGTGTAGTATTGGAGCTTGCAGGCATTCGTAACGTAAGAACGAAGTCCTTAGGCTCAAACAATAAGAGAAACGTAGTTAACGCTACGATTAACGGCTTAAGCTCTATTAAGACTCCAGAACAAGTTGCCAGACTCCGCGGTAAGAGCCTGGAAGAGCTTTTAGGTTAA
- the rplR gene encoding 50S ribosomal protein L18, which translates to MIMKPSRSKAREKRHYRLRNKINGTASKPRLAVFRSNSHIYAQLIDDVAGHTLAAASTMEKSLAESLKSTSNVEAAKIIGAEIGKRAVEKGITEVVFDRGGYVYHGKVKALADAAREAGLNF; encoded by the coding sequence ATGATTATGAAGCCATCGAGAAGTAAGGCTAGAGAAAAACGCCATTACAGGCTTAGAAATAAAATAAACGGCACAGCTTCAAAGCCAAGATTGGCAGTATTCAGGTCAAACAGCCATATTTACGCTCAGCTTATTGACGATGTGGCAGGCCACACTTTAGCGGCAGCCTCTACTATGGAGAAGTCTCTTGCAGAAAGCCTTAAGAGCACATCTAACGTAGAAGCAGCGAAGATAATAGGCGCCGAGATCGGTAAAAGGGCAGTAGAAAAGGGCATAACAGAAGTAGTATTTGACCGCGGCGGATATGTATACCACGGTAAAGTTAAGGCTCTTGCAGACGCTGCCAGAGAAGCCGGCCTGAATTTTTAA
- the rplF gene encoding 50S ribosomal protein L6, with product MSRIGRMPVAIPAGVDVKLEAGNLLTVKGPKGTLQRKLVDDMNIAIEDGHIVVTRPSELKKHKALHGLTRALIFNMVEGVTNGYVKNLEIQGVGYRAAKAGNKLTLTLGYSHPVEMTDPEGVTSTVEGTNKITVSGIDKEKVGQYAAEIRSKRAPEPYKGKGIRYAGEKVRRKVGKTGKK from the coding sequence ATGTCACGTATAGGAAGAATGCCTGTTGCTATTCCAGCGGGAGTAGACGTAAAATTAGAGGCAGGCAACCTTTTAACCGTGAAGGGGCCTAAGGGAACTCTTCAGAGAAAATTGGTTGATGACATGAATATCGCGATTGAAGACGGTCACATTGTAGTTACAAGACCGAGTGAGTTAAAAAAGCATAAAGCATTGCATGGTTTAACCAGGGCTTTAATATTCAATATGGTTGAGGGCGTTACCAACGGTTACGTTAAGAACCTTGAAATTCAAGGTGTAGGCTATAGGGCTGCTAAGGCAGGCAATAAGCTTACATTAACTCTTGGATATTCACACCCGGTAGAAATGACAGACCCGGAGGGTGTTACCTCTACGGTTGAAGGAACCAATAAAATAACCGTTTCCGGTATTGATAAGGAAAAAGTAGGCCAGTATGCGGCCGAAATCAGATCCAAACGTGCTCCTGAGCCTTATAAGGGCAAGGGTATCAGATACGCAGGCGAAAAGGTTAGACGTAAAGTCGGAAAAACCGGTAAGAAATAG
- the rpsH gene encoding 30S ribosomal protein S8, which produces MSMQDPIADMLTRIRNANSAKHDTVDIPASRVKIAITDILVNEGYVKGYEVIEDGIKKTIRVTLKYGKSKNEKVISGIKRISKPGLRVYANCEDMPKVLNGLGTAIVSTNQGIITDRDARKLNVGGEVLAYVW; this is translated from the coding sequence ATGTCAATGCAAGATCCAATTGCAGATATGCTTACAAGAATAAGAAATGCGAACAGTGCAAAGCATGACACTGTAGATATACCTGCATCGAGAGTTAAAATTGCCATAACAGATATCTTAGTAAACGAAGGTTATGTTAAAGGTTACGAAGTCATTGAAGACGGAATCAAAAAAACAATCCGCGTTACTTTAAAATACGGCAAGAGCAAGAACGAAAAGGTTATTTCAGGCATTAAGAGAATATCAAAGCCCGGCCTCAGAGTTTACGCCAACTGCGAAGACATGCCCAAAGTATTAAACGGACTTGGCACAGCCATTGTTTCAACAAATCAGGGCATTATCACAGATAGAGATGCAAGAAAGCTCAATGTAGGCGGAGAGGTATTAGCTTACGTTTGGTAA
- a CDS encoding type Z 30S ribosomal protein S14 gives MAKTSMKIKQQRTPKFSTRAYTRCEICGRPHAVLRKYGICRICFRNLAYKGQIPGVKKASW, from the coding sequence ATGGCTAAAACGTCAATGAAAATAAAACAGCAGCGTACCCCTAAGTTTTCCACCAGAGCTTATACAAGATGCGAAATTTGCGGAAGGCCACACGCTGTTCTCAGAAAATATGGCATCTGCCGTATTTGCTTTAGAAATTTAGCCTACAAGGGCCAGATTCCTGGTGTTAAGAAGGCAAGTTGGTAA
- the rplE gene encoding 50S ribosomal protein L5 — protein MNRLREFYEAEVVDAMMKKFSYKNKLEVPKIEKIVVNMGLGEAKENPKVLEAAVNDMAIISGQKPIVTKAKKSVAAFKLRAGMNIGCKVTLRADKMYSFADRLINVALPRVRDFRGINPDAFDGRGNYTLGIREQLIFPEIQYDKIDKIRGMDIVFVTTAKTDEEAKELLTLFGMPFRK, from the coding sequence GTGAACAGGCTTAGAGAATTTTATGAAGCTGAAGTAGTAGACGCTATGATGAAGAAATTTTCATATAAAAATAAATTGGAAGTTCCTAAAATCGAAAAGATCGTTGTAAACATGGGTCTTGGAGAGGCGAAGGAAAATCCTAAAGTATTGGAAGCAGCCGTTAACGACATGGCCATTATATCCGGTCAGAAGCCTATAGTAACAAAGGCAAAAAAGAGCGTTGCAGCTTTCAAATTAAGGGCTGGAATGAACATTGGATGCAAAGTTACCTTAAGGGCAGACAAAATGTATTCCTTTGCAGACAGACTTATAAACGTTGCTCTTCCTCGTGTTCGTGACTTCAGAGGTATAAATCCCGACGCGTTTGACGGTAGAGGAAATTATACCTTAGGTATTCGCGAGCAGCTTATATTCCCTGAAATCCAGTATGATAAAATAGACAAAATTAGAGGCATGGATATTGTATTTGTTACTACTGCAAAGACCGATGAAGAAGCAAAAGAGCTTCTTACACTTTTCGGCATGCCATTTAGAAAGTAA
- the rplX gene encoding 50S ribosomal protein L24 gives MSNMKIKRGDKVVIIAGKDKDKEGKVLHVDRKSNRLIVEGVNMIHRHTKPRGGQPGSIINKEALIHASNVMYIHNGKPTRIGYKLEETEKNGKKVTVKKRIAKSTGEVID, from the coding sequence GTGAGCAATATGAAAATTAAAAGAGGCGATAAAGTAGTTATTATTGCCGGTAAAGATAAAGACAAAGAGGGCAAGGTCCTCCATGTGGACAGAAAGAGCAACCGTCTTATCGTTGAAGGCGTGAATATGATTCACCGCCACACGAAGCCAAGAGGCGGCCAGCCGGGCTCAATCATCAATAAAGAAGCCCTGATCCACGCTTCTAATGTTATGTATATTCACAACGGAAAGCCTACAAGAATTGGCTATAAGCTTGAAGAAACAGAGAAAAACGGAAAGAAAGTAACAGTTAAAAAGCGCATAGCCAAATCCACAGGCGAGGTTATAGATTAG
- the rplN gene encoding 50S ribosomal protein L14 translates to MVQQETRLVAADNSGAKELLCIRVLGGSTRRYGNVGDVIIASVKDATPGGVVKKGDVVKAVIVRTKKGVSRPDGSYIRFDDNAAVIIKDDKNPRGTRIFGPVARELRERHYMKILSLAPEVL, encoded by the coding sequence ATGGTACAACAGGAAACCAGACTCGTTGCTGCCGATAATTCCGGAGCAAAAGAGTTATTATGTATCCGCGTATTAGGCGGTTCCACCAGAAGATACGGCAACGTAGGAGACGTTATCATCGCCAGCGTTAAAGATGCAACACCCGGCGGCGTTGTAAAGAAGGGCGATGTTGTGAAAGCCGTTATCGTTCGTACGAAAAAGGGCGTTTCCCGTCCTGATGGAAGCTATATTCGTTTCGACGATAATGCAGCCGTAATCATAAAAGATGATAAAAACCCAAGAGGCACACGTATTTTCGGGCCGGTAGCCAGGGAACTTAGAGAGAGACATTATATGAAAATTCTTTCTCTGGCCCCGGAAGTATTATAG
- the rpsQ gene encoding 30S ribosomal protein S17: MERNLRKVRVGKVVSDKMDKTIVVAVENKVRHPLYKKIIKRTYKLKAHDENNECGIGDTVRVMETRPLSKEKRWRLVSIIEKAK, translated from the coding sequence GTGGAAAGAAATCTTCGTAAAGTAAGAGTTGGCAAGGTTGTCAGCGACAAAATGGATAAAACCATCGTCGTTGCTGTTGAAAATAAAGTTAGACACCCACTTTACAAAAAAATCATAAAAAGAACCTATAAATTGAAAGCCCATGACGAAAACAATGAATGCGGCATCGGCGATACAGTTAGGGTTATGGAGACCCGTCCTCTTTCTAAAGAGAAAAGATGGCGTTTGGTTTCAATCATAGAAAAAGCAAAATAG
- the rpmC gene encoding 50S ribosomal protein L29: MKTKNFVDDLNKKSDAELKTELVNAKKELFNLRFQNATNQLDNTARINDVRKNIARIQTVITQKQKGLIK, translated from the coding sequence GTGAAAACTAAGAATTTCGTTGATGATTTAAATAAAAAATCAGATGCTGAGTTAAAAACTGAGCTTGTAAACGCAAAGAAGGAATTATTCAACTTAAGATTCCAAAATGCTACCAACCAGCTTGATAATACAGCAAGAATAAACGACGTTCGCAAGAACATCGCAAGAATACAAACAGTGATAACTCAGAAGCAAAAAGGCCTGATTAAATAG
- the rplP gene encoding 50S ribosomal protein L16 — MLSPKRVKRRKQFRGRMKGKALRGNTITYGEYGIVAMDPGWVTSNQIEAARIAMTRHIKRGGKVWIKIFPDKPITTKPAETRMGSGKGSLEYWVAVVKPGRVMFEIAGVDEETAREALRLAIHKLPIKSKIVSRAEQEMDGDSSEN; from the coding sequence ATGTTAAGCCCTAAAAGAGTAAAAAGACGTAAACAATTCAGAGGCCGTATGAAAGGTAAAGCTTTAAGAGGCAATACCATAACTTACGGTGAATACGGTATCGTTGCAATGGATCCGGGCTGGGTTACATCGAATCAGATAGAGGCTGCCCGTATCGCTATGACAAGACACATTAAACGTGGCGGTAAGGTTTGGATTAAAATATTCCCTGATAAACCAATCACCACAAAGCCTGCTGAAACCCGTATGGGTAGCGGAAAAGGTTCTCTTGAATACTGGGTAGCAGTTGTTAAGCCCGGCAGAGTAATGTTTGAGATCGCCGGCGTTGATGAAGAAACCGCTAGGGAAGCTTTAAGGCTTGCTATTCATAAGTTGCCTATTAAATCTAAAATAGTTTCACGTGCAGAACAGGAAATGGATGGTGATAGCAGTGAAAACTAA
- the rpsC gene encoding 30S ribosomal protein S3 codes for MGQKVNPHGLRVGIIKDWDSVWYAGKDNFSKYLVEDNKLRVYIKEKLFSAGVSRIVIQRTSERVRITIYAAKPGIIIGRSGAAIQELSDELQKMTEQKVLINIEEIKRPELDAQLVAEDIAKQLESRVTFRRAMKQSMSRTMKMGALGIKTQCSGRLGGADMARTEHYHDGTIPLQTLRADIDYGFAEANTTYGKTGVKVWIYKGEVLPEKASKREGSDK; via the coding sequence ATGGGCCAAAAAGTTAATCCCCATGGACTCAGAGTCGGCATTATTAAAGACTGGGATTCTGTATGGTATGCGGGAAAAGACAATTTTTCCAAGTATTTAGTGGAAGACAATAAGCTTAGAGTATATATAAAAGAAAAACTCTTTTCTGCTGGAGTTTCAAGAATCGTAATTCAGAGAACCTCCGAGAGAGTTAGAATCACAATATATGCAGCGAAACCCGGTATTATCATAGGAAGAAGCGGCGCGGCTATCCAAGAGCTTTCCGACGAGCTTCAGAAGATGACCGAGCAGAAGGTGCTTATCAATATAGAAGAAATCAAACGTCCCGAGTTAGACGCACAGCTTGTTGCAGAAGATATTGCAAAGCAGCTTGAAAGCCGCGTTACATTCAGAAGGGCTATGAAACAATCCATGAGCCGTACTATGAAAATGGGCGCTCTTGGTATCAAAACACAGTGCTCAGGCCGTTTAGGCGGTGCCGATATGGCTAGAACAGAGCATTACCACGACGGAACTATTCCCCTTCAGACTTTGAGGGCGGATATCGATTACGGTTTTGCCGAAGCAAATACAACCTACGGAAAAACAGGCGTAAAGGTATGGATTTATAAAGGTGAAGTTCTTCCTGAAAAAGCATCTAAAAGGGAAGGGAGCGATAAATAA